In Haliscomenobacter hydrossis DSM 1100, the DNA window GCATTGGTGTATTTTTGCAAGGGAACAGTGACGGATAGGCCCGTGGGAATGCTGGTTTTGGGCATCATTCCACTGGTATTGCCCTGGTATCCGCCACCACTTTCCTGGCCTACGACCAGGGCTTTTTTGTTGTGGGCGAGTATGGCGATGAAGTCGCTGCAAGAAGACATACACAAACCATTGGTCAAAAGATAGGTTTGGCCTTTAAAGTTGTGTCTGGCTGGTTTTTGTACTTGATAGTAGTCGAATTCATGGGTTAACCAGGATTTTTTCCACAAATAAGTCGAATCCTTTTGCACGGGCTTGCGGAAAAAAAGCCGGTACATGCCCTTAATTTCCACGGCAATGGCCTCGGTCACTTCAATTTTTTCCCAATACCGGAATGGTTTGTCAAAAAAGTAGGACGCCAGCAAAGCTGCATTTCCATCGGTTCCGCCGCTGTTGTAGCGAAGGTCGATGACCAAATTTTCAACATGTTGGTCTTCTAACCTTTTAAAGGTGGTCTTGAGGAATTTTTCGAACTGCTGCCCATTCTTTTTGATCGCCGTTTTTGCAAAGGAATGAATAGTGAGGATGCCCGTATTGCCTACAATGTCAACAGCCAACTGTTTGACGTTGGCTGATTCCAGGGTTTCCAGCTTGGGAAACACGGCTTTGTTTACCCCTTTGGCTGCATACGTTTCTACTTTTTCCTGAAACCGGATCTCCACTGTAAAATGTTCATTCACTTCGATCATGGTTTGGTACCAAAATGCAAAGCGGTGGTTCAAGAGTAAGATTTTTTCGGTTTCATTGTACCCATCTGCGGGAATGGCTTTGAGCAAGGTTTTGAGAATGTCAGCAATGGGCTGATCATTGATGGAAAGGATTTCACCCGTTGTGGGAATGGATGGATTATCGGAGTAGTTTTTTGTAACAAAAACTCGCCTTTCCTGATCAATAAATACCTCCAAGGGGAGCAGGGTCGAGGTCGTATTGAGGAAATCGTTGTAAGATTCAGAAAGGCTTACCCCGGTGTGTAAACAACCAATTTGGGCAAACAATGGCTTTATTTTGCGGTAAAAATTCAATTCATTCAAGGAGTCTTTGATGCTCTGGGTTGTGGAGTCAATCAGGAAATCAAAGCGCTCCTTGGTGGTGTAACGGTAAAATCCGGGATGTTTTTTACCCAGCTCGGTCATGATGCTGGCCGTCCAGCGTTTTAAACTGTCGGGGTGGTAATTTTTGTGCGGATCATAACTTGCCTGCTCTTGGGCCGACAGTTTGCTGAGCAGGATCAGAAGCAATACCAAAAATCTTAATTTCATGTGCGAATGGATTTCTCTGTGGTTAGGAAGTCGGATGAACTTTAAACAGAGAAAAAAATTCGCTGATTGGTTGTGTTGTCGAAAATAGCGCAGACGTTTTGTACCAACAAGCCTTTAGATCCAGTTCAGTTTTTTCAACAAAGCTTCGCGGTGGCGTTTGCTCAGGGGAATCTGGTGGTTTTTCAACACAACGAAGCTGTCCTGTAGGTCAATCGAGAGGATTTTATTGGCATTGACCAGGTAACCCCGGTGGGTTTGCATAAAAACCGCTGGGGGCAACATATCGATCAATTCCTGTAAGGTCAGGCGTACCAAAAACTTCTTTTCTTCGGTATATATCTGGCAGTAGCGCCCATCTGCTTCGGCATAGAGGATGTCGTTGATGGCTACTTTTTCCAACTTTTGGCGCACTTTGATGAACAGGTGGTCTTTGAACAAAAGGTCAGTTTCCCATTCCGGTTCTTCCACTGATTGATCGGGCAAATTGCGCACACACAACTCAATGCTGCGTTGCAACTGGAGCTCATTAAAGGGTTTGGTGATGAACTGTTTGGGCCGGGTTCGGGCTGCTCGATTGAAGGTCAGGTCGTCTTGCAGCGAAGTGATAAACACAATGGGGATGTCGAATTCTTTGTTGATCAAGTCCGCCAATTCGATGCCATCATGGGCACCTTGAATGTGGATGTCCATCAAAATGAGGTCAGGTGGGGTCTTTCGAATCAGTTGCAGCGCTGCGCTGCTGTTGTCAACGGTTCCCAGGTGGGTATACTCCAATTTTTCAATAAGCATTTCGAGCTTATCGGCATACAGTTCTTCATCTTCAACGATAAGTATTTTCATACGTGTGGTCGGTTAAAGCTGCCAAATTCACATCGTTTATGCTGCCTTGGGCAAAGAAACAATAAATTGGGAACCTTCGTTGATTTTACTTTCCACTTGCACTTTCCCTTTGTTGAGTTCTACAAATTCTTTGACGAGCATCAAGCCGAGGCCAGTTCCTCGCTCACCGGCCGTTCCTTTTTCGCTGCTTTTGTCAATCAAAAACAGCTTTTCCAGTTTTTCGGCGGAAATGCCCGTACCTGTATCATTGACCTTGATAAAAACCTTGTCTTCGTTCACTTCGGTGCTGATGGACACCGTTCCTCCGGGGGGCGTAAACTTGATGGCATTGCTCAACAAGTTGCGCAGAATGGCGTGCAGGGTGCTTTCATCGGCGTATACTTCCAGGGTTTCGGGAACCTGGCTTTCCAGCTGGATATTTTTTGCCTGGGCATTGGTTTGGAACATTGTCAACACTTCACTGCTCACGTGATGAATATTCAGGGGCGTGGGGCGATAGGGGATGACTCCTTGTTGGAGCAAAGCCCAATTGAGCAAATTATCCAAAAGTGCGGTGAGTTGTTTGGCGGTTTTGTCTACCCGCTCAGCAAGCAAGACCAACTTTTCGGGGCGCTGTTTTTCCAGATAAAAAGCCATTTGCTCACCTACTCCGTCGAGGGCGATGATTGGACTGCGGATGTCGTGGGCAATGATGCCAAAAAATTTGTCTTTGGTAGCATTGAGTTGCTGCAATTTCTGGTTTTGTGCCCGGAGCTCTTTTTGGGTTTTTCGCAATTGTAAAAACAGATAACCCCCAATCAGGATAATGCCCAACAGGGCTAAAGCCAAGGCCAGGTAAAGGCGGTTGCGGGTGCTGAGCAAGGCGGTTTCTCGTTCGGCCTGTTCTTTGGCTTGTTGATAATCGGCAACATTCTGGCCTACTTGTTCTTGTTTTAGTTTTTCCTGGGCTTGATTGGTAAAGATGCTGTCGTGTAACTTGAAATAGTTTTGGTGGTAAACCAGGGCTTGCTGATATTCTCCGGCTTGGGCGCTGATCTGGCTCAAGAGCTGCTGCACCAGTTTTTGTTGCTCCAAAGATCCATACTGCCCCGCAAAATCAAGTGCCAATAAGCCGTAATGTTTTGCCGAATCCACTTGAGTAAGCGTAGCATAAACCCTGGCGATCTCGATATAGTTGTTCAGGGTGGCGTTATGGAGAGAAAAACGTTGGTTGAGTGCCAAAGCACTTTGAAAATAACCCAGCGCCTTTTGCTGCTTATTTTGCTGCTGCCAGACCCGGCCAATATCCGTTAGCACAAACGACAAACGGGTCGAATCTTTCAAAATGCCGTTCAACCGCGCTGCCTGGTTATAAAATTGTAAGGCACTTTGCGCACGATTTTGTGACAAAGCGACCTGCCCCAAACGGCTATAGTTTTGAATCATGCCGAGTGTATCCAGAATTAATGTATTGATTTTTAAAGCTTTTCGATAATAGGTTTCGGCCACTTCCCAGTCTTTCATGCGATAAAAAATGGAGCCCAGTTCCTGGACGTCTACGGCAAGAAACCGCAGCGAATTGTTTTTTTTATGTATTTGAATGGCTTTTTGATACTGCTCAATCGCCTGATCGTATTTCCCCAGAGCCATGTAGTTTACTGCCAGCTCTTCATATGCCCATACTAGTTGGGTTTCAACCTCGTTTTTTTGAGCAAGGCCCAAGGCAGTTTGAGCCAATTCCAGGGCTTTGGGTAGATTGGCCCGATTGAAATAGACCCTGGACAAAAAGAGGAGTACCTGGATTTTGTTCAACTCGCCCCCATCGGCATCCATGGCGCTGGGTCGCCCCAATTTTGGATCAACAAAAGGATGTGTTTTGACCCGTTCAAAATGATACAGGGCTTTTTGGAAGTGATCGAATGTATTGGCTTCATCGCCAGCAGTCATATAAGCCAGTGCGGTAACTTTGTGTATGTTGCCAAGGTGTTTATCGGGTACGGTTTTGTCTGCTCTTTGCAGTGCGCTGCTCAATATCTTTAAAGCCTCTTTGTAATTGTTTTTATCGTACAGGTAGTATTCGGCTAAATGATAGGAGGCAAAAGCTTCAAGGGGGTTTGAGTGAATATTGCGGGCAATTTTCAAGGCCTTTGCTATCTCTGGAGGGTTACTGCTGTAGGTTTGAATTTTAAAAATCAAGGCCATCGCAACACCTGCCTGGTCCTTGTTTTTGTGTGCTAGTTGTAATGCCTGGTCGGCGTAGGGGTACCCGGCAGATGGTCCACCAACAAAAAGCGAAGCTCTGGTTAAGCCTAAAAGCACATCTACTTTTTGGATGGGATGCTGGGTATTGGGAAGTATTTCATGAAGACTATCGACCAGCCATTTTTGACCGTAAATATTGAAAAAAAAAGCAGTGAATAGGCTTGTTAAAATTATGCTTTTCATATAGATAGGAATGAATGGGCATGCAAGAATCTGAACTTAAAGATAAGGATAAATCTAGGATAATGGCCACATACAGTCCATGACCAAAATATTCCCATTCATAACCACAATGAACGCTATTCGTATCCAATTTCATTTTTGCAAGGACAATTCAGGGCAATTTTATTTCCGGAAGCCTAGATTTGGTTTTCAACAATATGCTTAATCACCATTACAACTCAAAAACCATGCTGCTCATCACCAAAACCTGTCGACACAATTTACTCAGTACCAATTCCACCTCAAACCTAATCAATTGGGTGTTAACCATTGGTTTATTTACCCTGACTTTTCAGCTCTCTGCCCAGGGAAATATCGAGCTGTACAATCGCTATCAAAAAGGTTCCCTTCAGTTTGAAAACGGAAAACCTGTGTTAAAGCCCCAGGGAAACAATGCCATCTGGATGATTGAAACCATTGCGAACAGTACCGATGTGCGCATCAAACACGTGCCAACTGGCGGATACTTACATGCAGAAACAGACGCCCAGTTTCCAGGCATCGGCCCCATTCAACCCGGTTGGTGGAGCGCGATGTGGAGTATAGAATTTACGGAAGAAGGCTACTACCGCATCAAAAACAAGTGGAGGAATAGTTACCTGCGCAATGAAACCGGGGTAGTGGAACTGGGCGAATCGCAACCCGGTTGGTGGGGCGGTCAATGGCTTTATGTATCACCAGGAGTAGCCAATGGCAGGGCAACGGCAAGCCCTCCTACTGGAAGATTAAAAATCCGGGGAGTGTACATTGTGCCTTCCGATCAACAAGCAAAGCCGAGGGCAAAAGAGGCCATAGCAGCGGGTCTGGCCATCATGCAAGCGCATTTTTTGAAACAAATCGGGGTTACCTTTGAGTATGAACCAGAAGTAGCCGTTATTTACTCCAATCATGATGCCAAAGCTACCGCCTCTATGGAAATCGCGCTGGAACTGTGTAAAAAAACGCTGGGTACAGAATATGAATCCAACAAGAATATCATGTTTACCGTGGTGGAAGGCTGCCCGGGTGGTACAGCTTATGGCTCACCTGGCGTCACCAGAATTCAACAGGGTTTCTGGGGCAATGTTTACAGTACCTTCATCAATAACCCCTCAGCACTGGCCAGCACTTTGCCCGCCTGGTCACATGAATTGGGGCATGCTTTTGGGTTGAATCACACCGGTGAACTTACCAAGGATTGCATGTTGAAAAATTGCCAGGTGGACATGGGTACACTACCCCCCTTGTTGATGCAACAAAGCAAGTCTTTTCCAACCGTTTACGAATACCCTTTCCACAAGGATGAAATCAAGATGTTGCTGGATTCAACTTACTGCCAAACCTGCTTGATCGCCAGAGGTACCCGGCCAGCAGCGGTGCGTTACTTGCGTGCTACCACAGCACAGGCAAACAATTCAGGAGGAAATACTGCCTCGAACAACAACTGTGGATGTGGACCCCAAACCTTCCGCAGTGTCAGTGACCATACCTGGGTGGAGTTCAGGCTGCCACAGGGAACCAGCAACCAAACGATCAACATTCCCGCTGGTGCGCACAACAAATACGTATTCCCCAAATGCAATCGGGTGTGGTGGGACAACCTGACATTCAAATGCAACGCCAGTACCTGCCAGTGGGAACGCAGCGCAGGCAAATGGGATGCCGATGCCTGGTGTACGGGCTCTCCAGGCAATAGTCCTTATGTGTTTGTGGGAGAAAAATGAATAACATGAGTCGTCATCCCGAATTTTTTTAAAACCACTAAAGCGGCATTTTTAAACACAAAGGACACAAAGGCAGCACAAAGGACACAAAGCAACGCGTCGTCAACGCCTAATCTTTGTGCCCTTTGTGCTTTTCTTTGTGTCCCTTGTGCTACTTTTTTGAATCGCTTTGGTCTTTTTAAAAATTCGGTACAAAACTCATGTTTTTTGCAAAGCAGAAATAAAGAACAAATTATTCTAACGCGTCAGTGCATAATTCAACCCTACATTCAACCCAATGAATTTGGACCGTGGATGACCGTAATTCACCCCGAAAACCAAGCCACTGCTCAGGGAAGTTTGTTTGTTCAACTTGTAAAAGGCGCCCGTTGTGATTTGCCAATCGATATCGCTCAAGTGGCCCAAGTCCAGCTTGTCCCGGATTGAATAGTTGACACTGTAACTCAGACTGTCACCATATTGACTACGCTCCCCTTGCCGCCAGCTAAGTACATTAAAGCGCACATTGGCATCAAATCCCAATGGCTTCTTTTTACGAAAAAAGCGGTATCCTATCTCCAGGGGAATCGCAGTCTTTTGGTAGTGGCCCAATAGTATCCCTTCTCTTGCCGATGGATCGATACGGTAATCTCCAATGCTTTTTTCAACTACTTCAAGCATTCTTGGGCTTGCCCTTTGAAACCGCAATTTATTGGTATGCGCATGGATCATTTCTTTTTGAACACCCACGCCTGCATAAAAGTATTTTTGTACGATCACCCTTAAAAAGGCCCCGTTTTTGTAATGCACTTGATAAGGATTGGTATAGGTAGAGGCATACCTGTTCCACCACCGATTGGGTAGATGGATACTGGGGGTCGATTCAATGCGCAATACCACTTGCCCGGCTAGCGATTGACCGAGGCTTAGACTCAAAAAAAGGTACAATAATTTTTTCATGCAGTTATCACGAAAAAGCCACGTGTGTATTATGGGAGGGTGAGAAATTAACTTAGCTTGTTTACATTGCAGGGTCAAAAAACCTTTCCATTATGAAAGTCCTCAACCTCGTCCTCTCCATTCTTTTTGTACTCTTCGCCGTCGTTCAATACAACGACCCCGATCCCTGGGCCTGGGCCGCTTTGTATTTGTTGGTAGCCGTAGCCTGTGGGATGGCCGCTTTTGGCAAATCCAATAAATTTGTGGTCATTTTGGGGCTGGGAGTGAGCATCATTTGGATGTTGACGCTGCTGCCCGATTTTATCCATTGGGTGCAAATGGGTATGCCCACCATCGTAGCTACCATGAAAGCCGAGGCGCCACACGTTGAACTGACTCGCGAATTTCTGGGCTTATTGGTGTGTACTTTGGTTTTTGGCTGGCAATTGTACCGCTTGAGAAAGCGGTAAAAAGCCTGGATTACACTTGTTGTCCGGCTTTTTACGCAGTACAGCAGCTTTTGTTATCTTTGCGCCGTATAAGAGCAGGTCTAATTTTTTTGTTTTGCTGCAAATGGCCCGATTTAGGGTGAATTTCGTTCCGAAAATGCTCATGTAGCGCTGCTACACTCCGCTTTTCGTGCCTCATTCACCCTAAATCGGCCTCATTTTCGCTTAAAACAAAAATATTTAGACATGCTCTAAAAGACAAGCCAATTAATGCAGGTCATCCTCGACTATTTTCCCAACCTAAGCGCCCAGCAACAAGCGCAGTTTGCGCAACTGGATGCGCTCTACCGGGAGTGGAACGCCAAGATCAACGTCGTATCGCGCAAGGACATCGACTCCCTTTATGCGCACCATATCCTCCATTCCTTGGGTATTGCCAAAGTTATCAACTTCAAACCTGGAGCTGAAATCCTCGATATTGGTACGGGTGGAGGTTTGCCAGGAATTCCATTGGCCATAGTTTTTCCTGAAACCCAATTTACGCTGGTGGATGGTACGGGTAAAAAAATTCTGGTGGTCAAAGAGATTGTGCAAGCCCTGGGCTTGAGCAATGTGGACGCCCATCACGCCCGGGCGGAAGAGCTGAAGCGGCAATTCGATTTTACGGTCTGTCGTGCCGTAACGACCCTGGACAAACTCTGCGCCTGGAGTTGGCCCCTGATCAAACGCAAACAGCAACACGCCTTGCCGAATGGCTTAATCACCTTAAAAGGAGGAGATTTGAAGGAAGAAATTGCCACACTTCCCAAGGGAACCTATGTAGATAAAATTCCTCTGAGTCGATTTTTTAAAGATCCTTTTTATGAGGAAAAGTACGCCGTGTACGTTCAAGCTTAAATCAACGTACCAAACACCCGTTTTGCCTTACGTCTAACTACTGCTTATGCAACGTTTTATCGTCAATTTTTTGAAATTCTTGTTGTTTTTAGGAATTGGGGTACTGATCTTGTTTCTCTTGTACCGCCACCAAAACGCCGCTTTTCAAGCCGAATGCGCCCTGAAAGGTATTCCCAATGAGGAGTGCAATTTGATGGACAAAGTGCTGTATGATTTCAGCACGGTCAAAATCAGTTGGCTGTTTTTGGTACTGTGCGCCTTCATCACCAGCAACGTATCCAGGGCCATCCGCTGGAACATGCTGATTCGCCCCCTGGGCTATACGCCGCGACTCATCAACTCGTTTTTTTGCATCATGATCGGATATTTTGCCAACCTGGGTTTGCCCCGTTTGGGTGAAGTGTTGCGGGCAGGGACGATGGCACAATACGAAAAAATCCCGGTAGAAAAAGTCATGGGCACCGTGGTGGTTGACCGGATCATCGATGTGATCAGCATCCTGCTGGTTACGGCTCTGGCCATTGCTTTGGAGTACGACACCATTCTGGCTTTTGCCAAACAGCATGTATCGGTTGCCGATAAAATTGCGCTTTTGCAAAAAATGATCCTTTGGGGCATTCCCGTAATGCTGTTGGGACTAGGGGTATTGTGGTATTTCCGCAAACCGCTTCTGGCTACCCGCATTGGTGTGAGAATCATGGGTTTGGCGCAAGGTTTTTGGCAGGGCATTCAAACCGTAAGACAATTGGAACGCCCCTGGTTGTTCCTGTTTCATAGCTTTTTGATTTGGTTCATGTACTATTCCATGACCTACCTCAATTTTCACGCCTTTGCCCCTACGGCTCACCTTTCACTGGTTGCGGCGCTGATTACCTTTGTATTTGGCGGCTGGGGCATTGTGATTCCGTCTCCGGGCGGAATGGGGACGTACCACTTTTTGGCACAAACCGCCCTGGCGATGTATGGCATCAGCGGGGAGGACGGCTTCTCCTGGGCGAACATTTCTTTTTTTACGATTCAATTGGGTGGAAACGTAGCCATCGGACTCAGTTCCTGGCTGCTACTCCCCATCGTCAACCGGGGTTATCAGCCTAAATCTATCGGGTATGAGCGCATTGGTACAAATTGAGGCAAAAATCCACAGTTGGGAATCGGCTCAAGCCATCGTGCAGCAATGGCAAAAACAGGGCGAAACGGTGGTGTTCACCAATGGCTGTTTCGACCTCCTGCATTATGGCCATTTGCACTACCTCGCGCAAGCCCGTGATTTGGGGCAACGGCTGGTGCTGGGTCTCAATTCTGCTGGCTCGGTCTGCCGCCTGAAAGGCCCACACCGCCCCATCAATGATGAACGAACCCGCAGCTGGCAGATGGCCTCACTGGCTTTTATTGATGCTGTGGTGGTTTTTGAAGAAGATACGCCCTGGGAATTGCTCCAGGTGTTGCAGCCCGATATTCTGGTCAAAGGAGGAGATTATGCACCGGAAACCATCGTTGGTGCCGAAATTGTGCTGGCCCGCGGCGGAAAAGTGCTGACTTTGCCGTTTATAGAAGGATATTCGACGACTGCCATTGAGCAGAAAATTAAAAATAGTTTGTAGTTGAGAAAGGTTGAGGAGTTGAGAAGGTTGAGGCTACCGCAAGCGACATTGAGCGCCTGATTTATTAAGCCGCTTTGGCTTGCCGCTTGCGGTAGCCTCAACCTCCTCAACTTCCTCAACTCCTCAACCCCTCAACTTTTCCCAATGAGAAAACAACTCCTGCTATTGATCACAATGCTCTCTGCGAGTATGGCTTTTGCCCAGGGTAGTCCCATTCCACGGGGCAATTACGCCTACCCAGTACTGGATCGATTGGAAATTCTGAGTGGAATAGAGGCGCCCTACCATTCTTCACTGCGCTATTATCAACGAGGGCGGGCAGCACAGTTTGCCCAACAACTCGATACGCTGCACAGCATCCAATTGAGCCCACTCGATCGGGATGATCTGGAGTACATCTTCCTCGACAACAACGAATGGCTGGGCCAAGCCGCACTGCCCAATACCATCGGCGGGCCGAAATACCGCCCTGCCGGAGATTCAGCGATGAGCTTAATCGAGGCCAGTCTGCGCGATCCCCGTTACCAACGTAGCAAACGGCAATTGTTCAAATGGTTGTACCCTACGCCGGCCAACATGTTGGAGGTCAATACCCCTGCTTTTCATTTTCGACTCAATCCTGCGCTGAATATGCAATTGGGCAGATCTGGTGAAGGTGAGCAGCCCTTCTTCCAATATTCCCGAGGGGTTGAACTACGTGCGGGCATTGATGACCGGGTATTTGTGTACATGAATTTGTTCGAAAACCAGGCCCAATACCCCCAATACGTTAGGGATTGGTACGATGAATTCTACGCTTTGCCCGGAGCGAACCTGGTCAAAAACTACAACAGCAAGTTTTTAAACATCAACAAGGGGTACGATTTTTTGCTGAGTGATGGATTTGTGGGTTTCAACTTGACCCCGCACATTGGTGCGCAATTTGGGTATGGGCGCAATTTTATCGGCAATGGTTACCGCTCTTTGTTGCTGTCCGATTTTTCACCCAATTCCATTTACCTCAAGCTCAATTGGCAAATCTGGAAGTTTCATTTTCAAAACATCTTTGCGGAAATGGTGTCTTCTTCGCCCAACCTCAATGGCAACAACATCATTGAAAAGAAAAAATACATGGCCACGCACCACCTGAGCATCAACCTGGGGCCTAAATTCAATGTGGGGCTGTTTGAAACCGTGATGTTTTCCCGCGAAAATCATTTTGAGTTCCATTACCTCAACCCCGTGATTTTGTACCGTGCCGTAGAGCAGGGCTTGGGTAGCCCCGACAACGTGATCCTCGGTTTTGATGGCAAATGGAATTTGTTCAAAAAAGTGCAGTTGTACGGCCAATTGGTCATCGACGAGTTTTTGTTCAAACGCCTCATCTCCGACAACCAGGGCTACTGGGCCAATAAATTTGCCATTCAGGCGGGCATCAAGTACGTCAATGCCCTGGGCATCGATCACCTAGATCTGCAACTGGAGTACAATCTGGCCCGGCCCTATACATATGCTCACTTTGATACGGCCTCTTCCTACACCCAATTGCACCAACCACTGGCGCATCCCCTAGGGGCTAATTTTAAGGAGTTGGTCTTGATGTTGCGTTACCAACCAATCAAAAGACTGGTTCTCGATGCGCGCTTCATTCGTGCCAATTTTGGCGAAGACGGTCCTGGCGACAACTGGGGTGCCAACATCCTGAAAAACAACTATCAATTTCAGCGCGAATACGGCAATTTTATCGGCCAGGGCATTGCTGCACAAACTTCTTTACTCGGTTTTGACCTGAGTTATCGTTTGGCGCATAATGTTTTCATTGATCTTCAGTATTTTTACCGCCGAAAAGACAGCGCAGAAGACGCGCGCGATCAAAAATCCCGATTCATCAGCGCCGGAATGCGGGTGAATATGGGGAAAATGAGAATGGATTTTTAACGTAGGGTTCGGGGTTCGAGGGTTCGAGGGTTCGGAGGTTCGAGAGTTCGGAGGTTCGGGAGTTTGGGTAGTACAAAATGCCTAGTATTCTCTTCAACCCTCGAACCTCCGAACCCTCGAACCCTCGAACCCTCGAACCCCCGAACCCCCGAACCCACAACCTTATGTCAACCCAAACAAATCCTTCGGTAGCCTACTTCTGTATGGAGTATGGCTTGGACCAATCCTTCAAAGCTTACGCGGGTGGCCTGGGCATCCTGG includes these proteins:
- a CDS encoding S41 family peptidase, whose product is MKLRFLVLLLILLSKLSAQEQASYDPHKNYHPDSLKRWTASIMTELGKKHPGFYRYTTKERFDFLIDSTTQSIKDSLNELNFYRKIKPLFAQIGCLHTGVSLSESYNDFLNTTSTLLPLEVFIDQERRVFVTKNYSDNPSIPTTGEILSINDQPIADILKTLLKAIPADGYNETEKILLLNHRFAFWYQTMIEVNEHFTVEIRFQEKVETYAAKGVNKAVFPKLETLESANVKQLAVDIVGNTGILTIHSFAKTAIKKNGQQFEKFLKTTFKRLEDQHVENLVIDLRYNSGGTDGNAALLASYFFDKPFRYWEKIEVTEAIAVEIKGMYRLFFRKPVQKDSTYLWKKSWLTHEFDYYQVQKPARHNFKGQTYLLTNGLCMSSCSDFIAILAHNKKALVVGQESGGGYQGNTSGMMPKTSIPTGLSVTVPLQKYTNAVDPKTNVGRGTIPHYILHPSVADWINKKDLEMEFVLKLIAGK
- a CDS encoding transmembrane 220 family protein; its protein translation is MKVLNLVLSILFVLFAVVQYNDPDPWAWAALYLLVAVACGMAAFGKSNKFVVILGLGVSIIWMLTLLPDFIHWVQMGMPTIVATMKAEAPHVELTREFLGLLVCTLVFGWQLYRLRKR
- a CDS encoding lysylphosphatidylglycerol synthase transmembrane domain-containing protein, whose amino-acid sequence is MQRFIVNFLKFLLFLGIGVLILFLLYRHQNAAFQAECALKGIPNEECNLMDKVLYDFSTVKISWLFLVLCAFITSNVSRAIRWNMLIRPLGYTPRLINSFFCIMIGYFANLGLPRLGEVLRAGTMAQYEKIPVEKVMGTVVVDRIIDVISILLVTALAIALEYDTILAFAKQHVSVADKIALLQKMILWGIPVMLLGLGVLWYFRKPLLATRIGVRIMGLAQGFWQGIQTVRQLERPWLFLFHSFLIWFMYYSMTYLNFHAFAPTAHLSLVAALITFVFGGWGIVIPSPGGMGTYHFLAQTALAMYGISGEDGFSWANISFFTIQLGGNVAIGLSSWLLLPIVNRGYQPKSIGYERIGTN
- a CDS encoding LytR/AlgR family response regulator transcription factor, with amino-acid sequence MKILIVEDEELYADKLEMLIEKLEYTHLGTVDNSSAALQLIRKTPPDLILMDIHIQGAHDGIELADLINKEFDIPIVFITSLQDDLTFNRAARTRPKQFITKPFNELQLQRSIELCVRNLPDQSVEEPEWETDLLFKDHLFIKVRQKLEKVAINDILYAEADGRYCQIYTEEKKFLVRLTLQELIDMLPPAVFMQTHRGYLVNANKILSIDLQDSFVVLKNHQIPLSKRHREALLKKLNWI
- a CDS encoding tetratricopeptide repeat protein: MKSIILTSLFTAFFFNIYGQKWLVDSLHEILPNTQHPIQKVDVLLGLTRASLFVGGPSAGYPYADQALQLAHKNKDQAGVAMALIFKIQTYSSNPPEIAKALKIARNIHSNPLEAFASYHLAEYYLYDKNNYKEALKILSSALQRADKTVPDKHLGNIHKVTALAYMTAGDEANTFDHFQKALYHFERVKTHPFVDPKLGRPSAMDADGGELNKIQVLLFLSRVYFNRANLPKALELAQTALGLAQKNEVETQLVWAYEELAVNYMALGKYDQAIEQYQKAIQIHKKNNSLRFLAVDVQELGSIFYRMKDWEVAETYYRKALKINTLILDTLGMIQNYSRLGQVALSQNRAQSALQFYNQAARLNGILKDSTRLSFVLTDIGRVWQQQNKQQKALGYFQSALALNQRFSLHNATLNNYIEIARVYATLTQVDSAKHYGLLALDFAGQYGSLEQQKLVQQLLSQISAQAGEYQQALVYHQNYFKLHDSIFTNQAQEKLKQEQVGQNVADYQQAKEQAERETALLSTRNRLYLALALALLGIILIGGYLFLQLRKTQKELRAQNQKLQQLNATKDKFFGIIAHDIRSPIIALDGVGEQMAFYLEKQRPEKLVLLAERVDKTAKQLTALLDNLLNWALLQQGVIPYRPTPLNIHHVSSEVLTMFQTNAQAKNIQLESQVPETLEVYADESTLHAILRNLLSNAIKFTPPGGTVSISTEVNEDKVFIKVNDTGTGISAEKLEKLFLIDKSSEKGTAGERGTGLGLMLVKEFVELNKGKVQVESKINEGSQFIVSLPKAA
- the rfaE2 gene encoding D-glycero-beta-D-manno-heptose 1-phosphate adenylyltransferase; the encoded protein is MSALVQIEAKIHSWESAQAIVQQWQKQGETVVFTNGCFDLLHYGHLHYLAQARDLGQRLVLGLNSAGSVCRLKGPHRPINDERTRSWQMASLAFIDAVVVFEEDTPWELLQVLQPDILVKGGDYAPETIVGAEIVLARGGKVLTLPFIEGYSTTAIEQKIKNSL
- the rsmG gene encoding 16S rRNA (guanine(527)-N(7))-methyltransferase RsmG; its protein translation is MQVILDYFPNLSAQQQAQFAQLDALYREWNAKINVVSRKDIDSLYAHHILHSLGIAKVINFKPGAEILDIGTGGGLPGIPLAIVFPETQFTLVDGTGKKILVVKEIVQALGLSNVDAHHARAEELKRQFDFTVCRAVTTLDKLCAWSWPLIKRKQQHALPNGLITLKGGDLKEEIATLPKGTYVDKIPLSRFFKDPFYEEKYAVYVQA
- a CDS encoding RICIN domain-containing protein, translated to MLLITKTCRHNLLSTNSTSNLINWVLTIGLFTLTFQLSAQGNIELYNRYQKGSLQFENGKPVLKPQGNNAIWMIETIANSTDVRIKHVPTGGYLHAETDAQFPGIGPIQPGWWSAMWSIEFTEEGYYRIKNKWRNSYLRNETGVVELGESQPGWWGGQWLYVSPGVANGRATASPPTGRLKIRGVYIVPSDQQAKPRAKEAIAAGLAIMQAHFLKQIGVTFEYEPEVAVIYSNHDAKATASMEIALELCKKTLGTEYESNKNIMFTVVEGCPGGTAYGSPGVTRIQQGFWGNVYSTFINNPSALASTLPAWSHELGHAFGLNHTGELTKDCMLKNCQVDMGTLPPLLMQQSKSFPTVYEYPFHKDEIKMLLDSTYCQTCLIARGTRPAAVRYLRATTAQANNSGGNTASNNNCGCGPQTFRSVSDHTWVEFRLPQGTSNQTINIPAGAHNKYVFPKCNRVWWDNLTFKCNASTCQWERSAGKWDADAWCTGSPGNSPYVFVGEK